Proteins encoded by one window of Cuniculiplasma divulgatum:
- a CDS encoding heavy-metal-associated domain-containing protein yields the protein MVEKKIELKIYGMTCEDCAFTIKNEMEKIGAKDINIDYKKGIGSLKLDDSEDPKDRILKSPVFSPQSHYKAIIKKVE from the coding sequence ATGGTAGAAAAAAAGATTGAACTGAAAATATACGGAATGACATGCGAGGACTGCGCCTTCACCATAAAAAATGAAATGGAAAAAATAGGTGCAAAAGATATAAACATAGATTATAAAAAAGGGATAGGAAGTCTCAAACTGGATGATTCGGAAGATCCAAAGGACAGGATACTTAAAAGTCCAGTTTTTTCTCCACAATCCCATTATAAGGCAATAATCAAAAAGGTGGAGTGA